In the Oscillospiraceae bacterium genome, CGGTATTCCAGGCTGACCGACAGGCCGTCGATCTTGGCCTCGACGACATATTCCGGCTTAACGCCCGCTTCGCGGACGCGGGCATCGAACTCCCGCAGCTCATCAAAGGAGAACGCATCCTGTAAACTCTCCATCTTGACCGCGTGGGTCACTTTGCTGAATTTGCTGCTGGCCGTGCCGCCCACATGCTGGGTAGGCGAATTGGCCGTGACCAGTTCGGGGTACTCCTTCTCAATGGCTTTCAGTTCGCGCGTCATGGCGTCGTACTCGAAGTCTTCCAGTTCGGGGGCGTCCTGATCGTAGTACAGCCGGTTATTTTTCTCTATGATAACGCGCAGTTCTTCAGCGCGTTTGCGTGCCTGCTCCAGTTCCATTGTCTGCTCCATTTCATTTTGCTGAATATAGGGATAGTATACCACATTTCGGGCGCGGACTCAATCGAAATTACTGGCATAGGCGCTGGGCGTGTCGCCGCAGATGAGCACACTGGCCAGGGGCACGGTGTCAGTCACGGTCAGGGTCGCGGTGCGGCCGTCCAGCACCATATTGACGGTGACGGTCAGCTCCAGCACGGCGGTGCAGCGGGTGGTGTTGATGGAAAGGGACTCAGCGGTTTCCCGGACAGCCCCCTGCACATAGCCCTGGGGTTGCAGGGTGAACTCCCACCCTGGGCCCAGGCCGCTGAGCAGGCTGTTGTTGGTCAGGCTGCCAAAAGGGATCAGATAGTCGGTTTTCGGCAGGGCGGCCAGACTTTGCTGCACGGCCGCGGTCAGCTGCACTTCAGCGGCGTTGGCGCGGGCGGTGTCCAACTGGACAAGCTCCCCCCGCTGGATGTAGAGGGCTTCGCACAGCGTGGGCATTGTTTGCAGTTGGGCGCTGACGGCGGATTGCATCGCCTGCACGGTAGCGGCACGGGCTTCGTACTCGGCCAGCTGGTGCAGGGTCGGTTTGACAGTGGTATTGACATAGCGGCTGAACTGCCCTAGGGCCAGTGCCGCCAGCACCAGCGTGGCAGATACGTAAAATTTGATGAATGTACGGCGTTTTAGCGGCTGTTTTCTGCGTGGCATCGACCCCACCCCCGTACCCATACTACGCGCGGAAAAAACTTTTTGATTTTTTTGCAAAAATCTGTTGACAAACCCAACCGCCTTTGCTATAATAATCAGCATCGTCAGGAAATCATCCTGCGCCGAACAGTCTGGGGGATTAGCTCAGCTGGGAGAGCGCTTGCATGGCATGCAAGAGGTCACCGGTTCGATCCCGGTATTCTCCACCAGATCAAGACCGCAACGGAAGTTGCGGTCTTTTTTATTTGTATCGCCTGTTTGGTTCGATTGCACGGGCGGATATGGAATCCACCCCTACGGGTATGCAGCCGGGGTGCGCAGGCAGCGGGCCGATGGCGGGCATAGGCACCCTACAAAGCTATAGCAAGGAGCGCCTGCGCGAAAATCCCGCAAATATTTTCAGTTTTTTTCAGTTTTTGCAAAAACAGGCTTGACAGGGCAAAGCCTGTCTGCTATACTAAGTAAGCTGTAACGAAAGACACGCACTTCTGGGGGATTAGCTCAGCTGGGAGAGCGCTTGCATGGCATGCAAGAGGTCACCGGTTCGATCCCGGTATTCTCCACCACAAAAAGCTGCAACATTGGTTGCGGCTTTTTTCTTTTATCTTGCGTATAACATAAAGGGGACCGGCGCGTTTGCGTCGATCCCCTTTTACTGTTTATAAAGCTTTACAAATTACTCCGCATCCTCGCAGAAAGCCTTGAAGGTCAGGTAAGCCATGTAGACGTCGGCCTTGGAGACGACCTCAAACGGGGCGTGCATCGAGAGCACGGGCACGCCGATGTCGATGGTGTCGATGTCCTGGTTGGCCACGTACTTGGCAACGGTGCCGCCGCCGCCCAGGTCCAGCTTGCCCATCTCGCCGATCTGCCAAACGACGTTATTCTTCTCCAGCAGGCGGGTCAGGTAGCTGACCATCTCGGCACAGGCATCGCTGGTGCCGGACTTACCGCGGGCTCCGGTGTATTTGTAGATGGCCACGCCGTTGCCTGCATAGGTGGCGTTGTCCGGCTCAAAGGCATCGGCAAAGGTCGGGTCATAGGCAGCGGTAACGTCGGCAGACAGGCACTTGCCAGCCTTACAGGCGGTGATGTAGTCAGCACCCTGGCCGGCGCAGAGTTGCTGGATGAAGTGGAAGGTGTACATGCTGTTCAGGCCGGTGACGCCGTCGGAGCCGGTCTCCTCTTTATCGGTCAGCACGCAGATGGTGGTGTAGGCCGGAGCTGTGATGCCGATCTCGGCCATCAGGGCCGGGTAAGCATCCACGCGGTCATCGTGGCCGTAGGCACCGATCATAGCGCGGTCCAGGCCGATGTCGCGGGCCTTGTGGGCAGGCACGACCTCGATCTCGGCGCGGGTGAAGTCGCGCTCGGTGATGCCGTAAGCCTCGTTGAGCATGCCCAGGATGTTCAGCTTGATGCGCTGCTCGGCATCCTTATCAGCGATGGGCTGAGAGGCAATCAGCACGTTCAGCTCCTCGGCGGTAATGCCTTCCGCCAGGGTCTTGGTGTTCTGCTTGGCACCCAGGTGCGGCAGCAGGTCGGTGATGCAGAAAACAGGGTCGCTGTCCTTCTCGCCGATGCAGATCTCGGCGCAGGTGCCGTCAGCGCGGTAAACAACGCCGTGCAGGGCCAGGGGGATGGTGGGCCACTGGTACTTACGGATGCCGCCATAGTAATGGGTGCGCAGATAGCCGATACCGGTCTTTTCAAACACGGGCACGGGGCGCAGGTCCAGGCGCGGAGAGTCGATGTGGGCGATGTTCAGGTGGAAGCCCGCTTCCAGGCTCTTGGTGCCGATGGTGGCGGCCAGGATGCACTTTTCGCGGTTGATGGTGTAGACCTTGGTGCCGGGGGCCAGCTTCTCGCCGGGGACGAACTTTTTGTAGCCGGCGTCCAGCAGCAGCTTCTCGCTGGTGCGGACAGCCTCGCGCTCAGTCTTGGCGTTATCCAGGAAGGTCTTGTAGCCTTCGCAGAAATCCTGGGCGGCCTGCAGGGCGTCCGGGGCAGCGTCGGCTACCGTTTCATTTTTGTAAAGCAGTGCTTTGAGTTCCTCAGTGGTCTTCATGGGAAACTTCCTTTCTTATTTTTCGTTATAGATGTCCTGATAGCGTTGGTAGCTATTGGTTATCTTACGTACATATAGCCGCATCTGCGGGTAGGGGTAATGGTCCAGCGTTTCGCCGTCGGAGGAATATTCTGCCTGGGACAGCAGGTTATCCACGGTCCCCCATCCGCTGTGGTAGGCCGCAGCGGCGGTGGCCAGGTCATCATGGTAGCGCAGCAGGCAGTAGCTGACGAAGTAAGTACCGAAACGGATGTTGGTTTCGGGGTCGTAGAGATCGTCAAAGGTCAGATCCTCGCTGGGGGCGATCTTCAGCTTGATCCAGTCGAAGGTCTCCTCGGTGATCTGCATCAGGCCGCGGGCGCCCACGTTGGATTGAGCGTTTGGATTAAAGTTGCTCTCGGTACGGATGAAGGAGTATAAGATCAGCGGGTCGATATTGTACTTGCCTGCGTAGTATTCCACATACTCGTTGTAGCGGCAGGGATACTCCATCGTATCGACCTGGCGGCGGAAAACGGTAAACAAAAGGGTCGCGGCCAGCGCCAGGACCACCAGCACCGCAAGCAGGGTGCGCAGCAGGCCGGGGCGGCGGGACTTTGCTTTTTTAGCCATGCTCCTCCTTTCACAGCTGCTGTAAAACGGCGTGCATTTTTTCTGCCAGCTGTTCGGCGGTGCCATCGTTGACGACCTCATGGGTAGCAGCGGCGCGCAGCGTTTCGATGGGCGTCTGCGCGTCCAAGCGGCGGCGGGCCATTTCGGGCGCGATGCCGTCACGGGCACAAATGCGGGCCACGCTGGTATCGTAGGGGGCGCTGATAAGTACCAGTGCGTCACAGCGGGCCTCGAACGGCGTGCCGACGATGACTGCACCGTCCACAAAGGCCAGTTCTGCCCCGCCCTGCTCGGCTTCTTGCAGGCGCGTTTCAATGCGGTGCAAAATTTCCGGCTGGGTGATGGCTGTTAAGGCCCGGGTGCCCGCCGGGGTGGCAAAGGCGCGGTCTGCCAGCAGACGGCGGCGGACATTGCCATTTTCGTCAGCGATGTCGGCACCGAATTTTTCTTGCAATTGGGCAATGCAGGGCGAGCCGGGCAGCAGCATCTCGCGGGCGATAAGGTCCGCGTCAATACAAGGATACCCCTGCCCTGCTAAAAATTTTGTCGCACTGGATTTACCGCAGCCGGAGCGGCCGGTGATGCCTATGACTTTCATAGTTCGACCACCCGGAACGCCGCGGCGCGGATGAGGCGGTTGTAGACCGCCATGGAGACACCGTCCTGCTCAGGGCAGCGGGCGTAGACGATCTCGGCACCATGCTTGTCCAAGTCGCGCAGGGCGGTGAACAGGTGGTGCGCCTGGGTGACGCCATCGTGATTTTTGCCGTACTCGATAAAGGGCACGGGCAACTGGGCGCCCTCGCCATCAAAGCAGAGCGCCCACACGCCGGGGGCCGCGTGCTGCTCGACATAGGCCTTATACTTAGCGAAATCACCGCGTAAAATCGTGACCTGCGCCTTGGGGGCGTAGTGCTTGTACTTCATGCCGGGAGAGCGGGCCACTTCCCCATCCTTGAGCTTTTCCAGAATCGCGGGGCTGACGAGGACTTCTTCGCCCAGGACCTCTTCCATCTGCTCTTTCGTTACGTAGCCGGGGCGCAGCAGCATCGGGTGTTCGCCGGTAACAGCCACGACCGTGGACTCGACACCGACAGCGCTCTCGCCGCCGTCCAGGATCAGCGGCAGGCGGCCGTCCATATCCACCAGGGTATCCTGGGCGTTGGTGGGGCTGGGCTTGCCAGAGAGGTTGGCAGACGGCGCAGCAAACGCCACACCGCTGGCCTTGATGACAGCCTGTACCACCGGGTGGGACGGCATGCGCACGCCCACGGTATCCAGCCCTGCACAGGTCACGTCGCTGACCTCCCCGCCCCGGGGCATGACCATCGTCAGTGGGCCGGGCCAAAAGGCTTTGGCCAGCTTGTAGGCACGGTCGGGCACCTCGGACACGATGCCCTTGAGCATCTCCATGCCGTAGATGTGCACGATCAGGGGGTTATCCTGGGGGCGGCCCTTGGCCTCAAAAATCTTTTTGACTGCTTCGCCATTGCGGGCGTCGGCCGCGATGCCGTAGACCGTCTCGGTCGGCAGGGCGACCAGCTCGCCTTTTTGCAGCAGTTCTGCCGCCAGTGCAATGCTTTTGTCATTCACTGGCAAAACCTGTGTATTCATTATGCGTCACCTTTGTTTGCTTTGAGTTTTTCTTCACGGTCGGCCAAAATCAGCGGGTCCAGCACCCGGTCCAGGTCACCGTCCAGCACGCTTTGCAGGTTGCGCAGCGTTAAACCGATGCGGTGGTCGGTCACGCGATCCTGCGGGAAGTTGTAGGTGCGGATCTTTTCGCTGCGATCACCGCTTCCCACCTGGCTTTGCCGCTGGGCGTTATAGGCTTCATCGTAGGCGGCCTGCTTTTGCTGCAGCAGGCGGCTGCGCAGGACTTTTAAAGCGCGGTCTTTGTTTTCCCGCTGGCTGCGCTGATCCTGACATTCTACCACCATACCGGTAGGCAGGTGGGTCACGCGGATGGCCGAGGACGTTTTGTTGATGTGCTGACCGCCTGCGCCCGAAGAACGGAAGGTATCGATGCGCAGATCCTTGGGGTCCAATTCAAACTCCACTTCCTCGGCTTCGGGCATGACGGCCACCGTGACGGTAGAGGTGTGGATGCGGCCCTGGGTCTCGGTCTCCGGCACGCGCTGGACGCGGTGGACGCCGCTTTCAAACTTCAGGCGGCTGTAGACATCGGGGCCTTCTACAGAAAAGACGATTTCCTTTACGCCTCCCAGCTCGGTGGGGTTCTCGCTGATGGTCTCGCACTTCCAGCCGCGTTTGGCAGCGTACATGTTGTACATCCGCCACAGGCTGTGGGCAAAGAGCGCGGCTTCTTCGCCGCCCGCACCGGCACGAATTTCCAGAATGACGCTTTTTTCGTCATCGGCATCCTTGGGGATGAGCAGCAGGCGGAGATTCTCTTCGCTCAGTGCCAGATTCCGGGCGATTTCGCAAAGTTCCTGCTGTACCATAGCGGTAAACGCCGGGTCGGAGTCCTGCTGCAGGACCTCTTTGGCCTCCTGCTCATCTTTTTGCAGGGCCGTATAGCGGCGGTATTCTTCCATCAGGGGGGTCAGTTCCTTGTAGTCACGCATCATCTGGGCGTAGGCGTCTGCATCGGCAGCAGCCTCCGGCGTGGACATTTTATAGGCCAGTTCTTCGTACCGGCGCTCGATCTCGTGCAGTTCAGAAAAAGGCTGCATGGTTCCTCCTTTGGGGTATCGGGTTGTGGCGGGCAAAAATCACCGCTACTGTTCCCCGCCCCGCAGGACTTTTTTGATGTTGCGCTCGATCTTGGCACGCGGCAGCATGATCTCGTGCCCGCAGCCCTGGCAGCGGATTTTGAAATCCATGCCGACACGCAGCACATCAAAACGGTTGGCACCACAGGGGTGCGGTTTCTTGGTCTGGATCACATCGCCGACCTGTACATCCATGGCAGCACACCGCCCTTTCTTTGCTAAAATTCAGTACCCTTTATTATAGTACATCACGGTTTGTTTTGCAAACCCACTGCATAAAAGTTTACAAGGGTCCCCGGCCCTGCCGGGGGCATACACCATACAAGAAAAGAGGAGCCGAAAATGCTGGAATATCGTGCCGAAGGTCTTTGCCGCAACGCCAACCATCTGCGCCGTGAGGAGCTGTATCACTGCATCACCACCGGCGAAGTATTGCAGAGCACCGCCCTTGCCTTTGATACCGAGCGCCGCCTGCGCTTTGAGCTGGGCGGCCAGCGGGCCTACATGCCCTTTGAGGAATGTGTGGATGTCGGCCCGCAGGAGGAGATCAAGGATATTGCCGTGCTGACCCGGGTGGGCCGCCCCACCTGCTTTGTCATCACCGGCACCGAGGTGGACGAGAATGGCGAGGAGGTGTTTCTGCTCTCCCGTTCGCTGGCCCAGCGGCTGTGCCGTCGGCAGTATCTGGATACCTTGGAAGCCGGCAGTGTCATTCCCTGCACGGTGACGCACATCGAGAATTTTGGCGCGTTCTGCGATATTGGCTGCGGCATTGCAGCACTGCTGCCCATTGATTGTTTGTCGGTGTCGCGCATTTCCTCGCCTGCCGACCGGGTACAGGTGGGCCAGCAATTGCTGTGTGCCATCAAGAACCGGGACCCCCAGGGACGCATCGTGCTGACGCTGCGGGAACTGCTGGGCACCTGGAGCGAGAACGCCGCCTGCTTTGCCCCCGGCGAGACCGTGGTGGGCATTGTGCGCAGTGTGGAGGATTACGGCGTGTTTATTGAGATCGCGCCCAACCTGGCGGGGCTGGCCGAGGCCGACCGCAGTCTGCATCCCGGCCAGGCCGTGAGTGTGTACATTAAAAACATCCTGCCGGACAAGATGAAGATCAAGCTGGTGGTGGTGAACAAAAATCTCGCCCAGCCGCTTCGGTTTGAGCCGCACTACTTTGTCACCCGCGGGCGTATCAAAAAGTGGACCTACTCCACCCCGCAGAGCCGCAAGCAGATCGAGACGGTGTTTTAAGCTTTAAACAAATCCGATTTGCTATCTTGCCACTTCTGTTTTTGCCGTGTATAATAGTATGGAAAACACAAAATACGAGGAAGTGATCAGATGGCAGAAGCATTTACCGCAGGTGTAAAGCCCGGTGGCCTTACAGATGATACCCAGATTCGCATTTTACTTTGCTATCTTATCAAAACAGCCGGTCCCCTGACGCGGGATACCCTGCAGGGCGCGCTTTTGCAGGAGCAGCTGGTCAATTACTTTGAATTTGCCGACGCTTTGGCCGAGGTGCAGAAGCAGGGCCTTGTCACCTGTACCGACGAGCAGTACAGCATCACTGACAAGGGTGCTTCGGTGGCCAGCACACTGGCCCATGATTTGCCCCGCACTGTGCGGGAGAGCGCCATCCGCGCCGTAATGCAGATCCAGAGCTGGCGGCACAAGGCAGCCTCCAACCGCGCCCATGTGGAAGAAAAAAACGGCAAGTATGTGGTGTGGTGCAATATCGGCGACCTGGGCAGCGATGTGTTTCAGCTGCAGCTGACCATGCCCGACAAGCTGACCGCCGAGATGACGAAGAACATGTTTATTGCACACGGCAGCGATATTTACTCGAAACTCATGGATATGCTGACCCAGCCGGGGACGGATGATGATCGGCCGCCGGAGGCGCTGTTGTGACATGGCGGGCCGATGCAGGCATCGGCCCCTGCAGAGCATTTGCAGCATTACAGGGCTGCGGCATAATAAGCAGCATACAAAAACGGCCTGTCCGCAGGGACAGGTCGTTTTGTTTTGCTTATTCGCAGCCGAGGTAGGCTTTGCGGACCTCGATGTTGTTGGCAAGCTCGTGGGCTTCGCCTTCCATCTTGATCTTGCCGGTCTCCAGCACGTAGGCACGGTTGGCGATCTCCAGGGCCATTTTGGCGTTCTGCTCCACCAGTAGCACGGTCACACCGTTGCGGTTGACCTGGCGGATGATCTTGAAGATTTCCTTGACCAGCAGCGGAGACAGACCCATGGACGGCTCGTCCAGCAGCAGCATCTTGGGCTTGCACATCAGGGCACGGCCCATGGCCAGCATCTGCTGCTCGCCGCCGGAAAGTGTACCGGCGGGCTGGTTACGGCGCTCTTTCAAGCGCGGCAGCAGATCAAAGACCATATCGTAGTCGTTCTGGATGGCCTCTTTGCCGTCGCGGCGGGTGTAGGCACCCATCTGCAGGTTCTGCATAACGGTCAGCCCGCTGAAGACACGGCGGCCTTCCGGCACCTGGGCCAGGCCCAGACGGATGATCTTGTGGGCTTCCATCTTACTGATGTTCTGGCCGCAGTAGTCGATCTCGCCGCTCTGCACTTTCAGCAGGCCGGAGATGGCGTGCATGGTAGTCGTTTTACCGGCACCGTTGGCACCGATCAGCGTGACGATCTCGCCCTCATTGACGTGGAACGAAATGTCACGCAGGGCCTGGATGGACCCGTAAAAAACGTTGATATTTTTAACAGAAAGCATCTCACCCATGATCAGTCACCTCCCAGATAGGCCGCAATGACCTTGGGGTTATTGCGGATTGCTTTGCCGTCGCCGCGGGCGATGACACGGCCGTAGTCCAGCACGGTGATCTCCTCGCAGATGCCCATGACAAAGTTCATATCGTGCTCGATGAGCAGGATGGCGATGCCGAACTGGTCGCGCACACTGCGTACGGTCTGCATCAACTCGTCGGTTTCGTTGGGGTTCATACCGGCGGCAGGCTCGTCCAGCAGCAGCAGTTTCGGGTTGGTGGCCAGGGCACGGGCGATCTCCAGCTTGCGCTGTTCGCCGTAGGGCAGCTGGCTGGCCTTGAGGTCTGCCTTATCTTCCAGTCCAAAGATCTTGAGCAGCTTCTTCGCCTCGCGATTCATCTCGTGCTCTTTCTCTTTGTAGGCGGGCAGGCGCAGGATGCCGGTCCACATGCCGTACTGGATCTGGTTGTGCAGGCCGACCTTGACATTATCCAGCACGCTCATCTCGTTGAACAGGCGGATATTCTGGAAGGTACGGGCCACACCGGCCTTGCTGATCAGTTCGGGGGTCTTGCCGGTGATATCCTTGCCGTCGAGGACGATGTTGCCCTCGGTAGGCTTGTAGACGCCGGTGAGCATGTTAAACACGGTGGTCTTGCCGGCGCCGTTGGGGCCGATCAGACCATAGAGGTGGCCTTTCTCGATGGAAAGGTCCAGCTGAGCAACGGCCTGCAGGCCGCCGAAAGCAATACCCAGGTTGCTTACTTCCAACAGTGCCATGTTAAGCCGCCTCCTTCTTGTTCTTCTTGGGTGCCCTGTCGGCCGCGTCCTTGCGGAAACGGGCAGTCAGGCGCTTGCGCATTGCAATCATCTGCGGGCTCTGGTTGAAGATCATCACAACGATCAGCACGATGGCGTAGATCAGCATGCGGTAATCGTTCATGCTGCGCAGCAACTCGGGCAGGACGGTCAGCACGGTGGCAGCAATGACCGAGCCGCGCAGGTTGCCGATGCCGCCCAGAACAACGAACACCAGGATCAGGATGGAGGTGTTGTAGTCAAACTTCTTAGCGACCAGAGAGGAGTAGTTCAGCGAGTAAAGCACACCGGCCATACCGGCAAACACAGCGGAGGTCACAAAAGCCATCAGCTTGTACTTGGTGATGGGGATACCGACCGAACGAGCGGCGATCTCGTTATCACGGATGGAGGTGATGGCGCGGCCTGCGCGGGAGTTGACCAGGTTAAGGATGACAGCCAGCGTGATGATAACCAGCACGATGCCGATGGTGAAGGTGGAAGCCTTCTTGATTCCGGTGATGCCCATGGCGCCATTGATCAGCACTTTGCCGTCGGCGTCTAGATTCAGGGAGGCAGTGTCCTTCAGGGAGAAGTGCAGGCCCTTGGAATCCACGCCCAGGTTGCAGGCGTTCATGAAGTTCTTGACGATCTCACCGAAAGCCAGTGTGACGATGGCCAGATAATCGCCGGACAGACGCAGAACAGGGATGCCGACCAGGAAGCCGAAGATACCAGCCACAACGCCACCCACCACAAAGGCCAGCAGCAGCGCTGCAGGCTTGGGGAAGGTGGTGTCATACAGGCTGACCCACACCAGCGTACCGGCAAAAGCGCCCACGCTCATAAACCCGGCGTGGCCCAGGCTCAGCTCGCCCAGCATGCCAACGGTCAAGTTCAGGGAGACAGCCATGACAACGTATGCGCAGATAGGCACCAGCTGACCTGCGAAGGAGTTGGTGACCATGCCTGCGGCGGACAAGATCTGGATCAGCAGATAGAAGCCGATGACGATGCCAAAGGTGATGATGTTGCTCTTGGTGGAGCGGTTCAAATTTTTCAAGTTCATCGCGGCCACCTCACACTTTCACGTTGACTTTCTTGCCCAGCAGACCGGTCGGTTTGACGATCAGCACGACGACCAGCACCAGGAAGACGATGGCGTCAGACAGCTGGGTAGAAATGTAAGCTTTGCTGAGGTTCTCGATGATGCCCAGCAGGATGCCGCCGACGAATGCGCCGGGGATCGAGCCGATACCGCCGAAAACAGCCGCCACGAAAGCCTTGATACCAGGCATAGCGCCGGTGGTGGGCTGCAGCGTGGGGTAAGAGGAGCAGAGCAGCGCACCGGCGATAGCCGCCAGGGCGGAGCCGATAGCGAAGGTCAGCGAGATGGTGCCGTTGACGTTGACACCCATCAGCTGGGCAGCGCCGCGGTCCTCAGACACAGCCAGCATGGCGTGACCGGCGGGCGTGTAGTTGACGAACCACATCAGCACCACCATGATGACCACGCAGGCCAAAATGGTAACGATAGTCTCGGCGGAGATGGTCAGCTGACCGCCAAAGAGAGAAACAGGCTTCATGCCGGAAACGACAGAAGTAAAGCTCTTGGGGTTGGAGGACCAGGACAACTGGGCCACCTGTTGCAAGAGATAGCTGACACCGATGGCGGTGATCAGAACCGCCAGGGATGGTGCCTCACGCAGGGGGCGGTAGGCCAGCCGTTCGATCACCACGCCCAAAATCGTGCATACGATCATGGACAGGACGATGGACAGCACCGGGTTAAGCCCCGAAGCGCCAAAGGCGAAGTAAACGACATAACTGCCGATCATGATGACATCGCCGTGGGCGAAGTTCAACATCTTGGCAATGCCGTAGACCATGGTGTAGCCCAGGGCAATCAGTGCATAAACACTGCCCAGGCTGATACCGTTGATCAGGTAAGAAAAGAATTGCATTGCGTACACCTCACTCTATTTTGCCGCTTTGTCCCCTGCCAACAGAGTTTGCCGCAGCTGGCCGTTTGGGGAACATAAAATCATAGTACCACAAACAAAACGGCAAAACAATGGGTTTTGCGTGTATTTGTACGAAAAACTTCTGTTTTTTTCAACAATACAGAAAAACCATAAGAAAAAAGGAGCTGCCTGGACATACTTGTCCGGCAGCCCCCATTGGCAACGGAATCTACCTAGAGATTACATGGCAGCGTAAGCGCCGTCCTTGATGACAACAGCCTTAGGAGCCTTGGAAACAGCGCCGGAAGCATCCCAGGTCATGCCATCGCCGGTCAGGCCGTCGAAAGTCATGGAGCTGAACTGGGTCTTCAGAGCCTCGCAGATGTCGCTGGCATCCATGTCGCCGTTGATGTTGCCAGCCAGGGCAGCCTGGTAGATGGCGTAGACGACATCGTAAGCATCAGCAGCGAACTGGTTCGGGGTGTCGCCGTAAGCCTCCTCGTAAGCGGTAACGAAAGCCTGGGTCTTCTCGTCCTTTGCGTCAGCAGCGAACGGAGTCAGGAGCATCAGGCCCTCAGCCAGAGAGGTGTCGAAGCCTTCGATGGCCAGGATACCGTCCATGCCGTCGCAGCCGAAGAAGGTGGGCTCATAGCCGGTCTTGTTGGCGACGATCAGGATCTGGGAAGCCTCCTGATAGTAGATAGGCAGGAAGACCAGATCAGCACCGGCCTCCTGGCACTTGGCAACCTGGGTGGACAGGTCAGACTTGTTGTCAGAGGTGAAAGCCTCGTCAGCAACGATCTCCAGACCCTTCTCGGCAGCCTCAGCCTGGAACTTGTCGTGGATACCGCGGCTGTAAGCGTCGGAAGAATCATAGATGATGCCGACCTTGGTGCCCAGCTGGTTGTCTGCGATGTAATCAGCAGAAGCAACGCCCTGGTTGGGGTCGGTGAAGCAGATCTGGAAGACATTGTCGCCAGTGGCGATGACGTCAACAGCAGAAGCAGACGGGGTCATCATGAAGATGTTGTCGTTGGCAGTCTCAGCTGCAACGGCCAGGGACGGGGTGGTGGTAACTGGACCAGCCAGGACCTGCAGGCCCCAGTCCTTCAGGGTGTTATAAGCGTTCACGCTCTTCTCAGCGTCATGCTCGTCATCCTCGAACTTCCACTCAAAGACATCGCTGCCGTTGGCGGCGTTGATCTCCTTGACAGCCAGCTCTTCAGCGTTCTTAACAGCCTGGCCATACACAGCGGCAGCGCCGGTGATGGGGCCGATGCCGCCGATCTTGATGGGGGTGCCGGTGTAAGCGCCGGAGCCCTCGCCTGCCTCAGCAGTAGCGGCGGTGGAAGCTGCATCAGAGGATGCAGCGGTGCTCTCAGCAGCAGAAGAAGCCGAGGAGCCGCAGGCAGCCAGGCTCAGCACCATAGAAGCTGCCAGAACAGAACTAACGAGTTTTTTCATTGTGATTTCCCTCCCAAGAAATTTTCGCAGCACCGGCATTTCGCCGCCGGGGTCGCACAACCCCGGATAGGATGCTGGAATATACTAGCCATTATAGACTTTTATCCCCTAAAGTGCAATGGCCCGATTTTACAGAGTTGACAATCAATTTTTCAGGTTTTATGTAGTTTTTACACAAAATTTAGTTACAAAAAAGTTATCAAAACGCCAATACCGCAAAAAGTTCAAGTATTTTTTTGTAAAGTTCTTGCAAACTGCGCCGAAATTTGCCATAATGAGAAGAGTATTACACTTTACCACAAAAACGAACTGTGAAAGGGGCACATTCGCAGATGAAACTTTTGGAAGATCGCATTTTGCAGGATGGGCAGGTCCGTCCCGGCAATGTACTGAAAGTAGACTGTTTTCTGAACCACCAGCTGGACGTGGACCTGCTGGACAAGATCGGCGGGGAGTTCTACCGCATTTTTAAAAATGACGGCGTGAACAA is a window encoding:
- a CDS encoding ABC transporter substrate-binding protein, which codes for MKKLVSSVLAASMVLSLAACGSSASSAAESTAASSDAASTAATAEAGEGSGAYTGTPIKIGGIGPITGAAAVYGQAVKNAEELAVKEINAANGSDVFEWKFEDDEHDAEKSVNAYNTLKDWGLQVLAGPVTTTPSLAVAAETANDNIFMMTPSASAVDVIATGDNVFQICFTDPNQGVASADYIADNQLGTKVGIIYDSSDAYSRGIHDKFQAEAAEKGLEIVADEAFTSDNKSDLSTQVAKCQEAGADLVFLPIYYQEASQILIVANKTGYEPTFFGCDGMDGILAIEGFDTSLAEGLMLLTPFAADAKDEKTQAFVTAYEEAYGDTPNQFAADAYDVVYAIYQAALAGNINGDMDASDICEALKTQFSSMTFDGLTGDGMTWDASGAVSKAPKAVVIKDGAYAAM